GACGTCAGATCCAGGGTCTGGACATCCACCCACGTCCGTACGGTGAACTCATCCTGAGATGAGATAGATGAGGATGGGTTTGCAGCCAGATCAATGCGATAGTGTTCGTTATTCTTCCACACGCGAGCCTCCTCATCGCCTACCCCCGAGACTTTACCCAACATGGCATCCAACGCACGAAGGCTCAGCATCACGGTGTGATCCCAGGGTGAACGCTCCTGAGGTTCATCTACTCTTCCGGTGATCACCTTGTCTTCACCGGATAAATACAATTCATACTCGTTGCCCCTGCGATGAAAAGTCATCACGGGAACACCCATACGGATAAAGGTTTTCAGATCCAAGATATCGGGATGCACATACGAAACCGTGCCAAGAACATTTTGGGAAAGCGGCACTCCGGAACCAGAGATGGACGCCTGAAATAATCCTCGAAGGGTGCGAATGGTCGACTCTTTTTGACGTAAGGCTTGGAATACCTTCCGTCGGTCCGGCTCGTCTTCAACCAGTTGTAATGATCCTTGAAAGATTCCGGCGCATCCGACAAGGAACACCAGCGGCAACAAGAACCAGCGACTGACAGCATTCATAATAACTAATCCGATTGACCACGCCATTTATGAGGCAGGACTCACAACCGTTTCCCAAATATCCCCAATGTCACGAATGCCAACGACTTCCATGCCAGCCACAGGTTTCCATTGGTTACGATTCGGCTCAGGAACCACGCAGCGTTGAAACCCCAATTTCATCGCCTCGCGAATGCGTAAGTCCGCATGTTGCACCGGCCGGACCTCTCCACCCAACCCGACCTCGCCCATCACGACCAATCTGGGATCCAACGCTAACTCCCGAAAGCTGGAAAGCACCGCACAGACGATGCCCACGTCAACGGTCGGCTCATCAATCCGAAGCCCTCCTACCACGTTCACGTACACATCGTACCCGCTAAAGTGCAACCCCAATCGTTTTTCAAGAACGGCCAACAGCAAGGACACCCGATTCACTTCCACACCTTTGGCCATACGTTTCGGCATGGGGTAGGTGGTCTCCGCGACCAGAGCCTGCAGCTCAACCAATAAGGGCCGAGACCCTTCCACGCTCGACACGACAATAGATCCGGCCCCATGTCCGATGCGTCCCGTTAAAAACAGTTCGGAGGGATTCCCAACCTCGGTCAACCCCTCATCCTTCATTTCAAAAACCCCGATTTCATTGGTCGGCCCGAAGCGGTTTTTCACGGCTCGAAGAATTCGGTAGCTCTGGCCTTTGTCTCCTTCAAAATACAACACCGTATCGACAATATGTTCCAGAAGCCTTGGCCCGGCAATCACGCCTTCCTTCGTCACATGCCCGATAATAAAGATAGGAACATGCGTCCGCTTGGCATACCACATCAGGCGGCAGCCAACCTCCTGAACCTGGCTGACACTCCCTGGGGCCGATGTGAGTTCCTGCGTAAAAACTGTTTGAATGGAATCCACGACGATAACACCGGGATTCATCTGCTCAGCCACTTTGAAAATTTCTTCCAGGGAGGTGGCAGCAGCCACATACAGGTTGGGGGATTGAATGCCTATACGATCCGCCCGCATCTTAATTTGCTGAGGTGATTCTTCTCCCGATACATACAACCCGACCTGTTTGGCCGTTCCCAGGGAGGCAAGGGTTTGGAGCAAAAGCGTCGTTTTACCAATTCCAGGGTCGCCTCCAATCAAGATAACCGATCCTGGAACCACTCCCCCACCGAGCACTCGATTCAGTTCTTGGATACCAGCCTGAAGACGAAACTCCTGAGTCTGTTCAATAGAGCTGATTGGAACAGCCTCCGGTGTTCCTGCGGCGACACTTCGCTCTTGAAGGGTTGAAAGATCTCGATCAACCTCCTCCCGCAAAGAATTCCATTGCGCACATTCCGGACACCGACCGCTCCAGCGGACGCCTTGATATCCACATTCCTGACACACAAAACGGGTTTTGGGTCGTGCTGCCTTCACGAAGACTTCTTCCCTACAATCGGTTTCATGAATAGAAAATTATATAGAATTTATAATATCCACATCCGGTCGTTGGACCGATCGTCGACCGCCTATTTGCTAATTGGCTCCATCAAAGATGCCGTCGAATACGTGACCAATCATCGAGGACAATGGCCCGGCGTGGAAACCGACCCTTTGTCTGTGGTAGCGGTAAAATCACGGTTTGCAAACGATTTTGAACGAGTACTTCCGCAAACTCTGCCGTGCGCCCGATACCTCCACTCACTTTTTCCCACCCCTCTGTTTTCAGATCGTGTATGAGCTCGATCAATGCCGTTGGCGTCTTCGGAAGGATTCTAATCATTCCTGGAGGGAATTGGTGCTCGCGCAACCAATCCTGAATATGTTCAAGATGCCCTCGCCCGGTCAAGTCCAGATACACAAGGTTGTAATAAAATTGCGCAAGCTTGCCCAATTCTGCCGCTGCTGCCGGATGGGCATCTCCTAATATGAGGCCCGGATCCTCATAGGGTTCAGGCGGGGGCGGATCCATGATCAGTTCCCCTTCCACTAACACCGCCAAGTCAATCAGCAATATAGGACGACGACGTTCCCAGGATAGGAGGACCCCTTTTCCTTCGATGGCCTCGGTTTTAGATGGTGTCACCACCTTCACAATGATTGACAAATTCCCCCGCATACTGGGAGTAAAGTCGAGCCGAGCCCACCCGTGCGCGTCGGTATTCGCCTGGCCCACCGTCCGGCCATGCACAATAAATTCCAAGGGGCGGTCCGGCAAACCAATTTCCCCTTCGGCCTCGGGATTGGTTAAACGTGCTTGTAACTGAATGGGCTTCCCGGGAGAGGTGAGCAAATCAGTCACCGACAAATTAGCCGCCTGAGCCAGTGAGGCATTTAACCCTATTAAGGTCACCAAAATTCTCAAACCCCAATCTAGCAACACTAACCTCGGCATGGGACGATCGCCTTGCTTCATTCTACGGTCTCCATGTGGCTGGCAGATGGTTAAAATAATCCTCTTCCGCGCTTACCAAATGCAAACGCATCGAAGCCAGCCAGAATGGCAAATTGCATATAAATTAGCCACCCTGTCGGCCAGAAAAACTTGGAAATAATCAATAAAAAAATCCCACAGACCAGGTAAATATTCCCGCGTTTGACACCTAAGTACAGATGACCGATCCCCGGTAAAATGGAGAGGGTGGCGGCTCCAAGAGCATGCATGGTCTTTTCACGATCATTCATGAGAGTACCCGTCCCAAACCATACCATTGGCCCTCAAGTGAGTTCCAGGGATAGGCATCTGCACGATAAAAGAGTTGGCGGCCCACTCGCTGAAAAGCAGAAATCTGGAGGGATGGAAGGAGGAGTTCTTCAGGTAAGGTTCCGCTTGCGTAATTCTTCCTGGTAGGTTTTTTGATAAAGGACATCCCATTCTTGGGAACCTTCTGGAATCGGCCGTGCATATGATTGCAATCGACTCCGCACTTTTTGAACCAATTCCTCCTCTGCTTTCATGTGCTCGGCCAGCACGCGCTTCACTTCACGAAGAGCATGAGCAGAATCGCCAATCATCTTTGCCTCGGGCATGTCGGTGACACTAGTCAGAATTACATGGGCAAGATGAGTTTGTTTTTCGTCGCTGAGAATGGGTGTATTCATTAGCAATTCAGTCCTATGGCATTCAACGTCCTTTCTGCCCTATACCCTATAAAATGACCCCGCGTTCCTTGATGAGCTTTTGTTTCACCATCGTAAACATTTTCTGATAATCCGCCCGACCTTCTGCAAACTCTCGTTCAAACTGTTTCAACATCTCCCGGACATCCGCGTTCAAACGATCTTCCACCTGCAACTCGGATAGAATGGCTGCTTCCAATTTCTGAATCACCACTTCCGGTTTCCCTTGAATCTGTAACAATCCACTCGACTGTAATCGTTCAATGACTGAGACGGCCATATGATGTACGCGAACCTTATTGAGTCGCATCAGGTTCCTTCAGGAAGCTGTTCCACTCTCATAAGGGACGCCCCTGTGGCCTCCCTCAACACTTTCGGATCCCCTATTACTTTTCCAATGACGTTCACTCGATCAGCAGGAACCGGATCATCTCCGAGACTCATAGGAGTGCGTCCAAAAAAGACCGCCAACATTCCCCCCATGCCCCAAAAAGCGACATCGCCAACTTTTACCTGAGTGGTGGCAACTTCTCGATAGTCTTTGACCCCCGGCATGTTGCAATAAAACTCTTCTCCCCACTGATTCACTGGGGCCTCAATAGGAAGAGCTTCGACCACAGCCTGTGCGGTTCGATTCGGTTTGAGTTGTGCAATGACCTGGATCCCACCGATGGTCATTTTGATTTTCTGAGGACGGAATTCCATATATTCTCGCTTATGCTAGGAATGAACGAAGATCTCAAGATTGCATCGAATGTAGCTTGTCCTCTTGGTGAAATCAAGGTTAGAATTAACCTCTCTTCGCGTTAAGACTCATGTTACAATCCACATTTCTTTTTTTACCCGGCATTGGAGAATCCACTGAACGCCTCTGGTGGGAGGATGGCATTGGCACATGGGATACTTTCCTCGAAAAACCTATCGCACCCCGCATATCCCCGTTTCGAAAAGCCCAATATGATGAAGACATTCTGGAAGCACAAAAACAGTGGAAGGCACAGAATTCCCGTTTTTTTACCCGCATCCTGAAAGCGCGTGACCACTGGCGTCTTTATCCTAATTTTCGATCTCAGGCAGCGTTTCTCGATATTGAGACAAACGGAATTCCGTTCCCCGATGGCGAGATTACGGTGGTGGGTATTTACGGAAAAGGTCGCATGACCACGTTGATTCAAGGAGAAAACTTATCCGGTGAACGCTTGCAGGCGGAATTTGCCTCATACGATCTTCTTGTGACCTTCTTTGGCTCAGGCTTTGACTTGCCATTTTTAAAGGCCAAATATCCAGACTTGAGGATGGATCATCCCCATATCGACTTGTGTTTTGCGGCCAGACGTCTCGGATTAAAAGGTGGGCTGAAGGCAATTGAGACCGAAATAGGCTGTTATCGCCCGACTTTGGTGGAAGGACTGACGGGGTGGGATGCGGTCCGCCTGTGGGGAGAATGGCAACTCGGACAATCGAACTCTAGAGATGTACTCATCCAATACAATGAGGCAGATTGCAAAAACCTGGAGCCTTTGGCCGACCTTATTTACAACCGTTTGGTCCAACGTCATGGACTCCCTGAATTTATTGATTTCCTATGACATCCGCGCAACGCTCTGACAAATGGACCGGCGTCGGATTGACGGACCTCGGTCTAGTTAGAAAACTGAACCAGGATGCCTTTTCACTCGATAACTCCCTACAATTGTGGGTGTTGGCAGATGGGATGGGCGGACATGCCGGGGGGGAGGTAGCCAGCCAGATTGCGGTCAAAGCCATTCCCGATGTCGTCCGAACCCAGCTCTCTACTGAAATTTCTCCCTCCGTTCAACCTGACAAATTAGAATCGCTGCTGGATCAAGCTCTTGAATCCGCCAATCAACGTATTCGAAACGCCGCAGCAAAAGACGAATCCCTGAAAGGGATGGGAACAACCATCATCGTGGTCGCCATCACGCATTCTCCTAAAGGATACCAGGCAAGCGTGGCGCATGCCGGCGACAGCCGCGCCTATCTCTTTAGGCAGGGCACACTTTCGCTCTGGACAAAAGATCATACCCTTATGGAGGAACGGTTAGCCCTGAATCTCATTACAGCCAAACAGGTTCGCACTCACCCCCTTCGACATGTGTTAACCAAAGCCCTTGGAATTGATCCTGAGACACGTCCTACCATTCAGACCTATCCGCTTGAGCCATCGGATCTCATTCTGATGTGTTCAGACGGACTCACAAAAATGCTGACTGATCAGGAAATTCAAACGATTATCCGCAAGGAAGCTCCACAGGCCGAAGCGATATGCGGAACACTTGTGGATACTGCCAACCGATTAGGTGGAGAAGACAATACAACTGTCGTGTTAATCGGGTTGCACTGAGGAGGGATAAGGAGGAAGGTTCTAACGATGGGGTTTTCGAAACATGGCCGACCATCCAAAATATCCCACGGCATCTTTCATGTTTGAAAACCACCGTTGGGCCAGACCCATGGACGGATTGGTGACGTATTGTAGCGTGAGCACAACCCGCTCTTCTCCAGCCCCCAGCGGCGTAACGGCATGATGCAATTTATCGCCATTAAAGAAAATAAATGTACCTGGATCAGTCGGAAGGGATAACTCTTTAACCTCTCGACCCTGTTCTTTGGTATGTAAACGGCAGACCAAGCGGCTGCTTGATTGATCCTGCAATCCCAATAAAACCGTAAATCGTTTACCCTTATAATACGAGGTATCATAATGATACCCGATATGATCTCCAGCCTCGGTGTAAAAATACAGTGCACAGGAATGGGGATCCTCCTCAGGGCACAGCATTAACGGAACTCCGGCAATCCGGCTCAAAAGGTCGATCCATCCCTGGTGGTGATAGAACGCAAGAATGGCCGGAGCCGATTGCTGCAGAAGATAAAAACTGACACTTCCCCCCTTTTTATGCCCTGGTATAAAGTTTCGATTGATTTGGGGCCGCACCCGCTCTACTTCCCGCATAAATTCCTGAACAATCTGAGTGGGGATCAAATGCTCTAAAGCCAAGAACTCACCCTGTTCCCAATAGTAACGCGTGACCTCCTCAACCTTGATGATCTGAAGGGTCTCAGTCAACAGTTGATCAATGTCGGACACCGCTGGATTGAGCATAGGCACTCTCCTTCATCCCTTCAGATTCAAAACTTTCAGTCTATTCTTTTTTCAATGTGGTCATTGCCACCATTGATCGTAGCTTATCATGACAACCATCACATTCTCACCAGGCTATCAAATAATCTATCCGCTTGACCTCACCCTGACTGACGTTTTATGGTGCCCATTTTCGTCCACGAATTTTCATGTCGTCTCACAATTTTCTCCGCTGATCACACACTCCGTCTGGCTTGTATTCATGAACAGACTCCCCTATCGCGAATTAATTCATGGCCAGGATTATTGGATTCAGGATCAGGCCCTTCCCAACGCATTAGAGATTGCCCAACGATGTATGGCCATTCCAACCTGGACATTGGGATCCCCCTGGCGCCCGGAACCCTGGCCCGGCATGCGGGCTCCTGGAGCTCTGACTCCCGATGAACTGCACACCGTGGAAAGCTATGTGACCACACATTTAGGTATTCCCAACCTCTCTCCCCAATCGCATAACGAGGCAGGAATTTCCGGGCACAATCACATTCAGATATGCGGAGGAGCTGAAGGGGTCGCTCGTCCACATGTCGACTCTGCCAGAATTTGCAACT
Above is a window of Candidatus Nitrospira neomarina DNA encoding:
- the radA gene encoding DNA repair protein RadA — protein: MKAARPKTRFVCQECGYQGVRWSGRCPECAQWNSLREEVDRDLSTLQERSVAAGTPEAVPISSIEQTQEFRLQAGIQELNRVLGGGVVPGSVILIGGDPGIGKTTLLLQTLASLGTAKQVGLYVSGEESPQQIKMRADRIGIQSPNLYVAAATSLEEIFKVAEQMNPGVIVVDSIQTVFTQELTSAPGSVSQVQEVGCRLMWYAKRTHVPIFIIGHVTKEGVIAGPRLLEHIVDTVLYFEGDKGQSYRILRAVKNRFGPTNEIGVFEMKDEGLTEVGNPSELFLTGRIGHGAGSIVVSSVEGSRPLLVELQALVAETTYPMPKRMAKGVEVNRVSLLLAVLEKRLGLHFSGYDVYVNVVGGLRIDEPTVDVGIVCAVLSSFRELALDPRLVVMGEVGLGGEVRPVQHADLRIREAMKLGFQRCVVPEPNRNQWKPVAGMEVVGIRDIGDIWETVVSPAS
- a CDS encoding DUF507 family protein, with the translated sequence MRLNKVRVHHMAVSVIERLQSSGLLQIQGKPEVVIQKLEAAILSELQVEDRLNADVREMLKQFEREFAEGRADYQKMFTMVKQKLIKERGVIL
- a CDS encoding DUF6445 family protein; translation: MNRLPYRELIHGQDYWIQDQALPNALEIAQRCMAIPTWTLGSPWRPEPWPGMRAPGALTPDELHTVESYVTTHLGIPNLSPQSHNEAGISGHNHIQICGGAEGVARPHVDSARICNYAAVLYLHPSPPTSHCGTSFYRLNLPGEPPDGNYCPKGYESLSEVPGVSQEMDPTMFKEILEVPYVFNRLVAYKSDLIHSATAYFGWDHALASKRMAVVFFWKAGS
- a CDS encoding HalD/BesD family halogenase, yielding MLNPAVSDIDQLLTETLQIIKVEEVTRYYWEQGEFLALEHLIPTQIVQEFMREVERVRPQINRNFIPGHKKGGSVSFYLLQQSAPAILAFYHHQGWIDLLSRIAGVPLMLCPEEDPHSCALYFYTEAGDHIGYHYDTSYYKGKRFTVLLGLQDQSSSRLVCRLHTKEQGREVKELSLPTDPGTFIFFNGDKLHHAVTPLGAGEERVVLTLQYVTNPSMGLAQRWFSNMKDAVGYFGWSAMFRKPHR
- a CDS encoding Stp1/IreP family PP2C-type Ser/Thr phosphatase; the protein is MTSAQRSDKWTGVGLTDLGLVRKLNQDAFSLDNSLQLWVLADGMGGHAGGEVASQIAVKAIPDVVRTQLSTEISPSVQPDKLESLLDQALESANQRIRNAAAKDESLKGMGTTIIVVAITHSPKGYQASVAHAGDSRAYLFRQGTLSLWTKDHTLMEERLALNLITAKQVRTHPLRHVLTKALGIDPETRPTIQTYPLEPSDLILMCSDGLTKMLTDQEIQTIIRKEAPQAEAICGTLVDTANRLGGEDNTTVVLIGLH
- a CDS encoding ribonuclease H-like domain-containing protein; translation: MLQSTFLFLPGIGESTERLWWEDGIGTWDTFLEKPIAPRISPFRKAQYDEDILEAQKQWKAQNSRFFTRILKARDHWRLYPNFRSQAAFLDIETNGIPFPDGEITVVGIYGKGRMTTLIQGENLSGERLQAEFASYDLLVTFFGSGFDLPFLKAKYPDLRMDHPHIDLCFAARRLGLKGGLKAIETEIGCYRPTLVEGLTGWDAVRLWGEWQLGQSNSRDVLIQYNEADCKNLEPLADLIYNRLVQRHGLPEFIDFL
- a CDS encoding cyclophilin-like fold protein, translated to MEFRPQKIKMTIGGIQVIAQLKPNRTAQAVVEALPIEAPVNQWGEEFYCNMPGVKDYREVATTQVKVGDVAFWGMGGMLAVFFGRTPMSLGDDPVPADRVNVIGKVIGDPKVLREATGASLMRVEQLPEGT
- a CDS encoding DUF507 family protein gives rise to the protein MNTPILSDEKQTHLAHVILTSVTDMPEAKMIGDSAHALREVKRVLAEHMKAEEELVQKVRSRLQSYARPIPEGSQEWDVLYQKTYQEELRKRNLT